The Poriferisphaera corsica DNA segment TCTTTGCAACTGAAACTCAAACCGAAGATGGTATACGCATCTTGGTGCCACTGATTTGGTTGTTTTTCGCTTACTTACTTCACACGACAGGTGAGATCTGTCTTTCACCCGTTGGTCTATCAAGAGCAGAGGATAGAAGAGGGGAAATCTTTTGTAGATTGTCGATCAAAAGAAGAACACTATAAATGTAATGGTTATTGCATCCATACTTGCGATCATTGCACAATAGCAATACCGAGTTAAGTTACAAACACCCCGCGATTTTACCGATACGTGCAAGCCGACCTGAATCTACATCAGAGTGGTTTTTCAGTTCAGTGTATGCTTTTTCGAAATAGTGTTTGGCGGCATCATCGTGACGACTTAATGAACGTAACGCATGGCAAACTGCCCATTTTGCAATACGTGTTGCGATACCCAGTTCACCCGCCATTCGAAACTCATATCCACGTCCAAATTTCGTTGAGCCTCATCGAAATTGCCTTGCAAGCCTTGAACACGTGCAACTTATGAAATGAAACTGAGTCTGATTTCTTTGTTAGCTCCCCCAAAGCCTACTTAATTATACATAACATATAATAAGTCACTGACAAATAAGGATTTACATTAAAATCCTCACATCTTACCACAAATCTGTGAATTAAATTCCCCAACAACTAAAGACGCGATTCTCGGTGAAATTGGTTCACCGGCGCAAAAAAAATGCTTCGCAGGTGCACCAACACCTCGAAGCCCGGCCTGCAAAGTTCCGTTTATGCAAATGTGCAGACTCACACAGTTTACACGCGACAAGCTCGGCAAACAAGATCGTTTGTGCGGGCATTTTCCCGTGGGCTGGATTTGAGTCTCGGCCGTTCCGGAACTTTGCGGGTCACTGCTTCAATGGAGACCCCACATGTCGACCCCTCTCAAGAGGCACGATCTGCATTTAGATCGTGCAATCACGTACCGATACAGTGAAGTTTTGCAATATCAAGGAACAATCCGCGGATTCATGGTTTGGCATGAATCCTGCGAATGTGCGGTGAATATCAGGCTCACCAGTCGCGTCGAGCGCGGCAAGACACACCCACTAGATCGACCTCGCACCGAAATAGTGAGCAGCGACTTCCTGGAAGATGGTTGGGAAAGGGGTGAGTGATGGCATATCTAATTGTCAAAAAAGGCTTTAGTAATAAACCATTCGTGGTTGCTGCTGGGGATAGTGACCAAATTGTCCTAAGTTACTGCAAATTGTGTGAGATCCATAAGAATCACGCTTTCTTGTATTGCAATGGCGAGCATCATCTAAGTAGAGGTTGTAAAGGTGACTATTCGTATGGCACGCCCGCATATCGGATAGAAAGCAAAGAAGTAGAGGCGGCCATCGTTGCATATAAAGGGGGTGAGTGATGGCATATCTCATCGCAAAAAAAAGCGAAATATCACACGCTTATGTTGTTGCTGAAGCTGATTTAAAAACAATCCGCGATATTGGTGCGGCAGTTGTTTCAAGCAACGAAGACGCGCTGATTATTTTCGCTGAAACTCCAGATGGCCCGGTGGATTATCCCCACCCGAATCTCCGTCCTGATTGGTTCAAGCGAGGTCATCACTCATTGTATTTTGTTGAATCAATGGGAGCGATTAAGCGTTACCGCAAATATCAGAAAGCTAAATTTTAATCCATTGAAGCCAGATCGCACCGCAAAGCCCTCGCGGTGCGGTCTGTTTTTACGTACTCGTTAGCGGAGCTAATCAAGTGTTAGAACAGCATCCTGAATATGTCGATGGCCGTCCCTTAGAGCAAGGTTTTCATTTTATCGAAATGCCTAAAGGCGCTTTTCCTGGTGATATTGCATACGCCCCCCATGAGACATGCAACATCACCAGTCAAACCGTTTGGCGGCGTTCGATCATCGAAAAGATCGACGATGCGGAGCTTTACACGGTGCGTTTTCGTGACGGTTCAACAGCTCGGCGATGGCGTGATGAGCTGCGAATGATTTTGTGGCGTGAAGAAAAGCTGCAACCGTCAAAACGCGGAGCCAATACAAAATCTCTAATCAAGGGATAGGCAAGGAAGCCATGAAGCGACGAGGTAGACATTATGGATCGGCGAATGAGCGGCAGATGATGCGCAAGGTGGCAGCGTACGCGCTACCACATCGTCGCAAGGTGTCGGAAATCGTCTCAATCATCATCGACGAGATCCTCCCAGCTTCGGAATATCGCAAGGTTTGCCCGTTTTTCACCCATCAACACATTTCCCGCGTAAGAGGCCGACAGCACCGCAACACATCACGCGAGATCATCGGTGAGCTGAAGGAGTTGGGCTTGCTCATCATCCACGGCTACCGTCATACATGCACTGAAAACTGCACGAAATTTGATATCAATTGGCGGCGTGTGCGTGAGCTGTTCGGTAAATTCGGTCTCGGCCTCAAGCTCAAGAAAATTACCGACGTGCGCCCAGGATCTGCGAAGGCCTGGCGTGAACAATTTGCGGATTTTAAGAAGCGCGAGGATGAAGCAAAAGAACGTCAACGCCAGGAACGCATCGAAGCAGCAGAGCGTGAGCGTGTGGCACGCATCCAGAAAGAGCGAGAGAACGCCATGAGCAACGCCGAACGTGTCGCAGCAGCCAGAGCCGCCAACCCATTCGCAAAGGCTGAGCAGCCATGTAAAGCCAAAACACCAGACGAAATCAGAGCCGAGCTTGAAGCAATTAAGGCTCAAAATTAACCCCGTGCGCGATCGGTGCGCGCATGCACGCCAGTTTTAGGTAAAAGTTAGGTATCAAATCACAATTACCTACGGTCGTTTAACTAATCAACGGTTAGACGGCCGTTTTTTGTGCGCCCCTAGGCCTATGGTGTGGACGGTAGACGTACCCAATGCGCTACTGCGTAGCGTTATAGGCGTAACAACACGCACCGCTTCGCGGTTTGCGTGTGTTGGATGAATGAGGAACGGGAGGGACAACGCTTCGCGTGCCTCCCTTTGTCTCCGGCAGCGGGGCTGATACGTTTTTTCTAAGCCTGATCGGTTTTTAAGAGTCGGTTCATAGGATGAGGTTGTCTAGCGAGCGGTTCACGGCCTGCTGATCGCGTCACAGGCGTTCTAACGTCACAGGTGGGGAATGTAATCAATTAAAAATAAAACCCCGCAAAATGGATTTACGGGGATTTAAATTAAATTCTGATTTTATATTTTCCAACCCATTACAAATACGCATTCAATTAGCAGGCGTGATTTTCGCCAAAACACCATCATATGAGGGCGTTTCCTGCTCGGCGGGTGGTTCATAATTCGCCATGATTATATTTTGTGGTTTATTTTCTTCTTCAAATTCAGGTTCTTGATTTTTAATTGCTGCATCGGTGATCTTGCCCAAAAAATAATACGGATTAGCCAGGCGAATTAATTTAAATAAATAAATAAATATTACGCCCAGAACAATTACCGCAATAAAAAACGCTCCAAACAAGGCGGGTTTGAGCATATGCAGTATGGCAACCGGAATAAAAATTAAATTAAATATTAAATTAATTATTTTTTGCATTTTGATTTTTCCCTGTGCTAGTTTGGATTCAACACATGGAGCGTAGCACATGGAAAATGACAAAAACAAACATAAATCAGAATTAAATTCGAAATTAAATACGGAAATTAATTCAGATAATAAATCGAAGCCAATGACGCTGGGTGAGCTGACCAAGCGGCAAGATGTGAATTGGGATGAATTGCCTGTCGAAGCTGATGCGGGCATGTCTGACGCTGTGGATTCGACGATCAACAAGATCCAAACCACCATCAAGCAGAAGAATATCAAATTAAATAATTCGGAAATTAATTCCCCCGAAAATTCAGAAATTAAATCAGAAAAAAAAGGGATTTTTGGGCGAATATTTGGCAGAGATGACGTTGCCGGCAACGATGAAAGTGCGGGCGGCACAACGGATGCCGGCAACGTTCCTGCTTTACCACATGAACCGTGGCACGATCATTGTGCGTCATGTTATAAGCGAGATCAAGATGGAAAAATCAAACTCAACGAAAACGGGAAGCCCATTAAAGTCGGACGGGGCAGACCCAAAAAAGCAAAACCAGGTGAAGAACGAGCAGGAGACTGCCTTTCCGTGGGTCGGGTTAATTGTCGTCCTCTCGTTGTTCCTGGCCGGGGCGACGATGGGAGCAATGGCGGTCATGATATCGCCCAGGGCATGCCAGCGGGCACAGAGTTGCCGCCAGGGGCCGGGGATGTAATTACCGATTTATTCAGCAATATCGCATTTACCGTCTTCGGGCCTGATGCTGCGATGAACACCGCTGAGCGTGCGAGCATCACAAGTGCAGCTCGCGGGATGTGTGGCGGGCGGCATGTGCCGTGGTTAATCGCATTGTTTATTTTTGCGGGGGCATGGATCGGGCGTGTAATTCTCGAAAATTATAAAAAAAAGCAAGAATTAAAGGGTAAAAATGATTTACCACATGACACACAGGCTAATCGTGGGCGGGTCGGGGAGCGGCAAGAGCCATCAAGCGAAAAAACTGACGAAGCAACTGGCGGCTCGTGGTTATCCAACGCTGGTTTTATGTAGAGGTGGCGAGGAGCATGATTGGGCACATGCGCAATACGTGACAAGTTCGTTCGATGAATTTGAAAAGGTATTTTGGGCGAATCATGGATTAGCGGTTGTTGTCGATGAAGCGATGAATATTTTTGACGGTGAAACGGCTTTGCGTGCAAAGCGAATGCTCACAGAAGGTCGACATCAAGCCCACGTTGTTCACCTGGTCGCACAGCGAGCAGTTGACCAGCTCAACGCAACAGCACGCCAACAAGCCGACACAGCGTTTATATTCCGCATTGCAGAGGCAGACGCAAAATCATTAGCCGGTCAGTTTGGCATACCCGCACTTGCGCAAGCCCATTTACTGCCACAGTATCACTACTTCGCAGTCGGGCCGTGTGGTTACTGCAAGCTGGGAGAGACGACACCATGACGAAAAATCCTAGTTATATCGAACAAATAGTACAGAAATCGATGGATGATTTGAACGGCACAAACTTAAACGTATTTCAGCGATATGAAAAAACACGCAGTAGTATTGAAAACTGCAAACAAACGCTAACGCATCTTGAAAAATGTGAGCAAGAATTAGAATCTGAAACGGTTTGGACGTTATGCAATTGTCGCAATAAACCGATCGAAACCACCATTAAAACATCGCTGTATCAAATACAGCATTTATTTGCGACGAAAAATGAAGCTATTTCAGCTTGTATTGAAAAAGCAAAAAGCGCAAGGCGAATGGGTATCAGATCAAAAATAGCTGAAGCTAAAGAAACCAAAGAATATTGCGACCAACAAATTCGGGATCTCGAAGAAATGAGAAGCACATAAAATCAATCTTAATGCTAACGGGAAGTAGTATAGGTTTCATAAAACCCCTTAAAAACAGGGGTTTTTTATTTAATTAAAATATTTATTACATAAATTTGATTATTGCATTTCTCGCGTGAGATACTGGAAGCTCAATCGAAACGTGTTGCCCGCACATGAACCAACCTATTTTTATAGGGATATTTTCTTATGGCGACTAAAGCAACACCAAGCAAATCACAGGTTAAGACCGTGGTGTGGACGACTGTAATCGCGTTCGCAACTCTCGGTCTTCTCAAGTACGGCCTTAAATTCCTCCCTGCAAACGTGCAGGCGTATGTGAATGGAGGTGCTTAATGGCTGATGCAGCAAAAACAAACGCACTCGCTCAAACGCGACGAGGCCAAAAGCTCAAGCCCCTCAAGTACGAGGAAAACAGCTATAACACACTCAAAATCCCACGCCAATACCCACTGGAACGTCTTCAGTGCCGTTTCTCATGCTCTTATACAGCATCAGGCGGCCCGACTGTTCGTAAGTTCGGTTTATCGAACATCGTTGACCGTGTTGACATCAAGCGCAACGGCAACGACACCATTGCATCGATTCCCGGCCATATGCTGCGCTTGATTTCGCAGATGCAGACCAACGTTAAACCTAACGAGAAAAAGCCAGGCACATCGAATGCCGCACACACTGCTTTTTTCGCGTTCCGCTTGCCGTTTAACATCCTCAGCTACCTCTCACTACTCGACCCAACCAAAGACCATGACCTGGACTTGACGGTTCATTTCAATGATCCCTCAGCAGTCTTTGAAGGTGGCAGTATCACCAATTTCGTTGGGCAGATGGATGCGGAAACCGTGGCGATTGCTGGCGGCATTCCGGGCATGGCCGGTGGTGCTGGCAAGAAGTATGCGGTGCGTTATTTGGTCGGGCGTAACGTCCCCATCGAAATGACGCAGACCGATATGCAAATCCCGCTCTCAAAAGCACGGATTTATAACCGCATCATCTTGAAAGCGATGGACAAATTTGGCAACCCATCTGAAGACATCTTCAAGGGCTTGCGTGTTGTCATGGGTCAAACCACGTTCCGCCTCACCGCTGATTTTACGTTGCGTGATGAACTCATCGAACGCTACAACCTTGATCCTGATGAATGCGAAGGTTTGTACGTCTACGACTTCACTACCGCACCTGAGCGGATCCACGAAGCATTGTCGAACAATGACGCAACGATGATCTTCAATATGGAGTGGGACGTTGAGCGGCATAACGAAGGCGACAAAATCGTCATGCTCGAAGATTTGCTGATGGAAAAACAGCGAGTCGCCTAACCCCCACCACCCCACCTTAAGGAGGTGCATCATGGCGGAAGCCACAACCCCAGCTGAAACAGCTGGCGGTGCAAAGGATTGGCTGGGATCTTTAGGCAGCTCGTTTGGCAGCATGATTGGCGGGGCGTTCACTCCTGAAACGGGGCAGAACATCGCCAACACGCTGCTTAGTCAGCTCAACAAAAACCAGTCATACGATGCGCAAAATCGTGCCAACGACATCCCGCAGATTGCGGGGCAAGGCGGCTATGTTCGTCCCACCATCGCCAGCAGCGTCAACCCTATGTATCTCTACATCGGTGGTGGTGCGCTACTTTTGGTGGTGTTGATTCTTGGCTTTGCAAGGAGATAGTCGTGGCATGGACGGAAGACCAATTGATGGACTACATGGGCTGGCAAACTAAGCCGGTTGATGAATGGGGTGATATGGAATGGGCTGCGTTTTATGAGCAGCAACCCAACGCCGGGTCACCCGCTGAGTACTTCGCCTGGCACGGCGCAATCACCGAGGGAACCGTCGGCCCCGATACCACCAACTGGGGCGAGGTATTCGTTGAGGAATACGGCGATGAATCTGAAAAGATGTATGGCGTGCGAAACCCGCTCAAATCCTACTGGGATAACGCGAATAGGCTGGTGCGATTGGGAACGATCGCACTGGCCGCCATCGCCATCATCAAAGTTGTAAACCTAATCAGGAGATAGTCATGGCAGCAGGTACACCACCGCCCATGAATTTTAATACGGCACAGACTGACGCTGGGCACATGTCAATGGGCAACAGCACAAGCGGTGCAGTAAATTTTGGAGGTGACAAATGGAGTGGACGGATGATGTGGATCGTTGTCGCCTTAGTTGGAACCATGTTGCTTTTACCGAAGCTCATGGGCAACTCCTCCGGCTCATCCCGCAGGCGACGAGCTGGCAGATCGCGGAAGCGATGAACGGGCGGGCCGGTCAGTGTATCGAGGCCATCGAGAACGGCGAGTTAGTCGGCGTGCTGATCCTCGATGTAATCAACACAGATCGGGGTCGCATGATGGAAGTGTGGGCGGCGGCATTTAAGCCAGGCCGGTCACGCATCAATGAAATCAAAAGCTTTGTTGAGGTCGCAGCGAAACAAGCGGGATGTTGCGGAGTCCGATTTGAAACAGGACGCGCCACCGCCTTCGCTCGCCTCGTCAAAGATTATTCAGCGGTTAGTACGACCTATGAGAAGCTGATATGAATAAATCAAGCAAAAAGCAATCCCAAGCATCGGCCACACTCGGCACAGAGCAAAGCATGACGCAGCTCGGTGACGGTATCGCCATCGAAGGCGGTAGCGTCCACGGCAATCAAGAGATTACCGTCAATCGCCACGGCGTTACGGCTGAGGAAGTCGGCGACCTCATGACACAGATGGGCGAGATGGCAGATTCGGCGATGGGCTACCAGGCGAAAAGCCAGCAGGCATTGCAGAACATCGCACAAACCAGTGTCGCAGCTCAAACATCAACCGAGCGTATGGTCGAGCGATTGACCGGCCCGCTTGTCCTGGTCGTGCTGGGGATTGCTGCATTGAGTTTCTTCAGGAGAAAACGCAAATGAGACTCCCAGAACCTAGTTTCAAAATGATCAAGCTCGATCAAGAGCGTCATTCCGTTGAAGATCAATCATTCACCGGCCACAGCTTGCGTGTGGTGGATGCCAGCTCGCCCAATGCGACACTCCACATTGAAATCAACAACCCCGAAGGCCGCACGCCCTATATGCTGCGTAATCAGGTGAAGCTCACCGGCGTATCAATGAGCTGCGCGTATCTCTCCAATGCCGCACAACCTGGTGAATGGGTACGTGTCATGGTTTGGGGTCACTCCGGCGAGCAAGTGCCGTTTGATTATGAAACCCCGACCACTGACCAGGTGAGCATCGCCAATGGCCCATCAAACCCATTGCCTATTCAGCAGTTAGAGCATTTAACCGTCAAGCAAGTTGAAACGCTCAATGCTCGCGTGTGGCAGGCGAATGATGCCCAGGCGTTTACGGTGCGTGATGAGCTGCTGACGCTCTACCAGCCAGACAACGCATGGGAGTTAGTGACGAATCCGGGCAAGCGAATCGGTGGGGCAGGGCCGGGTTTAGTTCGTGAGCTTCCCAGACCCGTTGGCGGTGGCGAGTATGAGTATGTTATTCGAGAAATCCAGTCATTCACTGAGGGGGGCAAAGGAACCGGCACGGTTTGGGTTCAGTCATTCGATGGCAATGATTGGGCAACCGAGGAAGTGATGGATTTTGGGCTTTATACAGGAATCGACGTTAAGACGTTTGTTGGTACAAGATTTGTCACTTCGAATCAGAAGCAAAAATTCCAAGTGCTGCACCGTTTAGATCAAAACAGTAGTACATACATTGTTTCAAATCTGATTGCGTTCAGGAGGAAGATTGATGTTTAGCGACGAATTTAAAGCATTGTTTGAGAACTTGAGTGAAAAAGAACTATTGATGTTTATTGGGTTGTTGTTGTATGAATCCACCCAAAAGATATCGGAAAGAGTGCCTGTTGGTGAACCAAAGTTAATCGTTAGCGAGATTGAGCGTGTACGCTCGAAGCTGGGTGAAGTATTAACGGTGGATGATTTTGTGGATGATTCTGATACTGAAATTGTAGATGTTCTAGAAAGCGAAGGTTAAAAGATGAGCAGAGTAATTGATTGGATTTTGATTGTTGGCGTAGTGGTCTGTATTGGCTGGGTCATTATTGATTACCAGGGCAAACTAGCACCGCAAACCGATACCGCCCAAGTCGAGCAGGGGGATGATGTTGATCCGCGATTTGAGCAGATGGGCAAGCAGCTCGAAACGATTGGCGGCATGGTCAACAACATTGAGCAGGCCGTGAATGGAGAACAGCCAGCAGGCTATCGAAACGACACGGAGCGAATTGTCGGTGAGGTGGGGAACGCGCTTAATGGTGCAACCGGCGGCTTGTCCGGCCTGGCTACTACGCTCTTGATTGGATGTGGTCGATTGGTATTCAAGAATAAGCAGAAAAAGAAGGCTATTCAAGAGATAGACACCGCACCAAACTCACCGCCCGCCATCGAGCAGGTCGCCAGTGCAACGGCGAAAAAAGTGGTGGCAGCTCTCACGTAAATTTGTCCCCACCAGGTAAACGCCTGGTGGCGGCTTTGGGGCTTCGGCCTTTGCTTCGGCGGCTGGAGGGTATTTAGTTTGCCTTCGGCCCCTTTTTATTAACACAGGATGTTAATCAAAATGGATTTTCTAAAAGCATTTCTAGGCACAAATAAGATCGCAGCTGAGGCCGAGGGTTACAAACAACAAGCCATCATCGGCGGCTACATGGTTGGCGGTTGGGCATTGTTCCTGGCGTTTATGATGGTGCTGATTTACCGTGAGCTGAGGCGAAAGGGGGGTAAGCGATGAAGCAAGTAAAACGCAATTGGCCGCAGCTGGTTGCGATCATCATATTCGCAGTCGGTTGGGGGAGAATCGAAGCAAGATTGAACAACCAACAACGCGACCTCGATCGCATTTACACCGCTATCATGCCTCGACTTGCAAAGGCTAACCCATTCGCGACAATAGCGACTTATGAATTTGAAGGCAGCCAAGCAGTTACAGGAAGCCCAGGTGAAATACGGGAGTCTCATCCCCGCAACGACAGCGGCGAGGATTCTAGGGTGCGATGTGAAGACTATTCAACGATTAGCTTTGCATGTGAAGTACCAGGACAACGACGAAGTCCCGCCGATTCGAGGTGTGAAGTTGGATGGGGAATCGAGGTTGTTAGTGTCGGCGAATGATGTGCTTGCAAACGTCCAATATGCTGAATCTTGTGTAACAGATCGTGCAGAGCTAACGGCGCAAGGTTTTATTAAAGGCTTGCATAACTGGCGGCATCGCCGTATGTTACGAGTGCAAAGGGAATCAGATTTGCGTAAGAAAATCGGGACGAATTATACATAACATATATTATCGGACTTAGTATGTATTTCCCGTTTTACTGCCTCTCAGAGCTGATTTGTCATGCTAAATCATCAACGAGTTGATGGAGTGCTAAACTAAAACGATGCGATGAAATACGTCTTTAATTATTGAATCTGAGTAGTGCGGCCAGTAATGGTGACGCGACCATCTGCAATCATTTGAATGGCTTCCGGGAACGCTTCGCACTCTTGTTCAAACACACGAGCCTGCACATCATCCGGCGTATCGCCGGTTAACACCGGACACGTCTTTTGCAAAACAATCGGTCCAGTGTCGTAAGTCTGATCTGCAAAGTGGACCGTGCACCCAGAAATCTTTACGCCATGATCAACGACAGCCGAATGGACATGCATGCCGTGCATCCCCTTCCCTCCAAACGATGGCAATAAAGCTGGGTGGATGTTGATGACCTGATTTGCGTAGTCATCTGGTATATCTAGCAATGACAAGAAGCCAGCCAAGCAAACCAGATCAGATCCTGTCTCACGGACAAAGTTGAAAATAACGTCCGAGAACTGCGATGTGGTCTCGAAATCCTTTCGCAAGACTTTTTGCACTTCAAACGTGCCGTATCGGCTTGTCATTTCTTTTTTGCCGAGTGCTTCTCCCCTGCCCGCGAGCTTCGCTGATATTTTCTCGTAAGCCTTGCTATTTGAGCAGATTACAGTTGCGATTTGCGCTTTGAGTTTGCCTTCATCGATCTTGTCGAGCAGGTTTGTGAGCGTGGTGCCGCCGCCGCTGATGAGTACTGCCAGGCGGATAGGATTGTTTTTAACAGCTGGGACGATTGGACTTACTGATGATTGAGCGTCTGGCATCTGTCTACTCTTTATAAAGTTGGTTGCTTGCGAGTGTTGCGGCGTTTGGCGTGCGTGCGGGATCGTGTTGTTGTGAGGGATGAGGGGATTGAGGGGGGATGCGGGGGGGATTGATTGTATGTGTTTATCTTCAGGCGTCTTACGATTAACATAGCGTGCGATGAGTACAGATCAAATTCCCACAACAAGACTAGCACCTTCACCGACGGGCGCATTACACCTGGGCAACGCGCGGACGTTTCTAATTAACTGGGCGATGGCACGGCAGGGAGCGCGTTTTAATGAGAAGACGGGCAAATGGCAGGGGGGCGAAAAAGTGGTATTTCGGGTGGAAGATCTTGATGGGCCACGAGTTAAAACGGGCGCGGATGCGGGAGCGATTGATGATCTCAGGTGGTTGGGATTGGATTGGGATGAAGGGCCCTACTACCAACGAGATGATCTGAGTCGCTATCAGGCGGCACTGAACAGTTTGTATGACAAGGGTTTAATTTATCCTTGCCGGTGTACGCGGAAAGATATCAGATTGGCTTTATCAGCGCCGAATCAGGGTGATTTGGCGGGTCATGAAACACGATACCCAGGGACTTGCCGGGACTCCGATATGGATGCAAAGCCTGTGTTGTCAGAAAGTTCGGAGGATTGGACGTGGCGATTGCGGGTGCCTGATGAAGCGATTGTGTTCGAAGATTCAGTGCATGGTCAGATCAGTGTCAATGTGCAGCGTGATGTGGGCGATTTTATTGTGGCGACGAAAATGGGTTTGCCATCGTATCAATTGGCAGTGACGTTAGATGATGCACATCAAGGGGTTACACACGTTGTAAGGGGGGATGACCTGCTGGGGTCAACGGCGA contains these protein-coding regions:
- a CDS encoding tudor domain-containing protein, coding for MLEQHPEYVDGRPLEQGFHFIEMPKGAFPGDIAYAPHETCNITSQTVWRRSIIEKIDDAELYTVRFRDGSTARRWRDELRMILWREEKLQPSKRGANTKSLIKG
- a CDS encoding ATP-binding protein translates to MTHRLIVGGSGSGKSHQAKKLTKQLAARGYPTLVLCRGGEEHDWAHAQYVTSSFDEFEKVFWANHGLAVVVDEAMNIFDGETALRAKRMLTEGRHQAHVVHLVAQRAVDQLNATARQQADTAFIFRIAEADAKSLAGQFGIPALAQAHLLPQYHYFAVGPCGYCKLGETTP
- the purN gene encoding phosphoribosylglycinamide formyltransferase yields the protein MPDAQSSVSPIVPAVKNNPIRLAVLISGGGTTLTNLLDKIDEGKLKAQIATVICSNSKAYEKISAKLAGRGEALGKKEMTSRYGTFEVQKVLRKDFETTSQFSDVIFNFVRETGSDLVCLAGFLSLLDIPDDYANQVINIHPALLPSFGGKGMHGMHVHSAVVDHGVKISGCTVHFADQTYDTGPIVLQKTCPVLTGDTPDDVQARVFEQECEAFPEAIQMIADGRVTITGRTTQIQ
- the gluQRS gene encoding tRNA glutamyl-Q(34) synthetase GluQRS, whose translation is MSTDQIPTTRLAPSPTGALHLGNARTFLINWAMARQGARFNEKTGKWQGGEKVVFRVEDLDGPRVKTGADAGAIDDLRWLGLDWDEGPYYQRDDLSRYQAALNSLYDKGLIYPCRCTRKDIRLALSAPNQGDLAGHETRYPGTCRDSDMDAKPVLSESSEDWTWRLRVPDEAIVFEDSVHGQISVNVQRDVGDFIVATKMGLPSYQLAVTLDDAHQGVTHVVRGDDLLGSTARQLLLYRFLELEPPTRWTHLPLVVGEDGRRLAKRHGDTRVSYYRDMGVPSAYIIGLLGSWSGMLAGDDEAGGDGQGDLSSRDDERNLGRTAHMAMDARTFSERFDLRRMGGEEVVFTSADHRWLMSGISDDKT